A genomic stretch from Thermoplasma sp. Kam2015 includes:
- a CDS encoding pyridoxal-phosphate dependent enzyme, translating into MDVPAYCIGCGRKRKGDELRCPACGSLFEIRPEFRYHDKIEYNFPYLRNVISLGESETPVFQADGFSLKLDYMLPTFSYKDRGSKILISHIVDIRDSENISKISEDSSGNAGASIAAYGSAAGFSVEIYVPETVAGKKFWQIQAYGARVIKIAGSREDVQAAAERSGSFYASHVLRPEFRDGIRTLAYEIYRQFDKMPENIYVPVSAGTLLLGLFSGLNHLKEAGEITSMPKIIAVQTEAVSPLCARMNGTRYDPDNTLKSVADALVSKRPPLLERMHSVVSENGRCITVNDGEIIDARNDLARKGFLVEYSSATVFAAFKKKRLNNSLLILTGSGLKNDF; encoded by the coding sequence ATGGATGTACCTGCATACTGTATCGGCTGCGGTAGAAAACGAAAGGGCGATGAGCTGAGATGCCCTGCCTGTGGTTCCCTGTTTGAGATACGCCCAGAATTTCGATATCATGATAAGATTGAATATAATTTCCCATATCTACGGAATGTCATTTCTTTAGGGGAATCTGAAACTCCCGTATTTCAAGCCGATGGCTTCAGCTTGAAGCTTGACTATATGCTTCCAACATTCTCATACAAGGACAGAGGATCAAAGATACTTATTTCTCATATAGTTGATATAAGAGATTCTGAGAACATCTCGAAGATCTCTGAGGATTCTTCTGGAAATGCTGGAGCATCGATAGCAGCTTATGGATCTGCTGCTGGATTTTCTGTGGAAATATATGTTCCAGAAACAGTTGCCGGAAAAAAATTCTGGCAGATACAGGCCTATGGAGCAAGGGTAATAAAGATAGCGGGTAGCAGAGAGGACGTCCAGGCAGCGGCGGAGAGATCAGGATCATTTTATGCAAGTCATGTTCTCAGGCCTGAGTTCAGGGATGGCATAAGAACACTTGCATATGAGATATACAGGCAGTTCGATAAAATGCCAGAAAACATATATGTGCCCGTCTCAGCCGGAACGTTATTGCTGGGTCTATTCTCAGGATTAAATCATCTTAAGGAAGCCGGAGAGATAACAAGTATGCCCAAGATAATCGCCGTTCAGACCGAAGCAGTTTCCCCATTGTGCGCTAGAATGAACGGCACAAGGTACGATCCGGATAACACATTGAAATCCGTAGCAGATGCACTGGTTTCTAAAAGGCCGCCACTTCTGGAAAGGATGCATTCGGTTGTATCAGAAAATGGCAGGTGCATAACCGTGAATGATGGGGAGATAATAGATGCAAGAAACGATCTTGCAAGAAAGGGATTCCTTGTTGAATATAGCTCTGCAACGGTGTTCGCGGCGTTTAAGAAGAAAAGATTGAACAACAGCCTGTTGATCCTCACTGGGTCTGGGCTGAAGAACGATTTTTGA
- a CDS encoding winged helix-turn-helix domain-containing protein translates to MAESKVLVKGSPFNKPVIKGKLENNYDMSEDEVKLLMFIKNHGGKVPLYRVKNESGVKDPDGTLKNLIDYGFVAEDKERLGEKIILTNEGEFVGQAIRVREEKERIERLKRERKERIKNRSSAQTQ, encoded by the coding sequence ATGGCTGAGTCTAAGGTGCTGGTTAAAGGTTCTCCCTTCAACAAACCTGTGATAAAGGGAAAGCTGGAAAACAACTATGATATGTCAGAAGATGAAGTTAAGCTATTGATGTTCATAAAGAACCATGGCGGGAAGGTTCCGCTTTACAGAGTCAAAAACGAGAGTGGCGTGAAAGATCCTGATGGTACACTCAAGAATCTCATAGATTATGGCTTTGTCGCCGAGGATAAAGAAAGACTCGGAGAAAAGATCATACTGACTAACGAGGGAGAATTCGTTGGGCAGGCAATTAGAGTGCGTGAGGAAAAGGAAAGAATAGAGAGGTTAAAAAGAGAACGTAAGGAGCGGATCAAAAATCGTTCTTCAGCCCAGACCCAGTGA
- a CDS encoding RNA-guided endonuclease TnpB family protein, protein MLTDVPSFLDNAFKNFFHKNTEHPKFKKKGINEFFAVPQHIKIRGNSIYFPKFSEGIYFKGSEKKLSEIKDINEIVITKDSGYYYCSIIYENEEELPEKKPLSEENSVGIDLGIEKFATLSNGIAIENPGFIKKVEKRIKRLQKQLSRKQKGSKNRRKHILKLQKEYMKLRNMREDFDDKISTAIAKQYDTIVIEDFNVHGMMQNHHISKSLSDVSFYSFKQKLEWKAEKYGKNIIEIGRFDPSSKICSSCGNVKHDLKLSDRIYHCDVCGLIIDRDHNASKNIRKIGLIKVGLVQSELTPVEIATSGLYGIYPYRQRSVVESGSSDASAEE, encoded by the coding sequence ATCCTTACAGATGTCCCTAGTTTCTTAGACAATGCATTCAAGAACTTCTTCCATAAGAATACTGAACATCCTAAATTCAAAAAGAAAGGTATCAACGAATTCTTTGCAGTACCACAGCACATCAAAATTCGAGGAAACAGTATATATTTCCCAAAGTTCTCTGAAGGCATATACTTCAAGGGCTCTGAGAAGAAGCTGTCCGAGATTAAAGACATCAACGAGATAGTAATAACCAAGGATTCAGGTTATTACTACTGCTCTATTATATATGAAAATGAGGAAGAACTACCAGAGAAGAAGCCATTATCTGAAGAGAACTCCGTTGGTATAGATCTAGGCATCGAAAAATTTGCAACCTTATCGAATGGTATAGCAATAGAGAATCCAGGATTCATAAAGAAGGTAGAGAAAAGAATAAAGCGTCTTCAAAAACAGTTATCAAGAAAGCAGAAAGGATCGAAGAATAGAAGGAAGCATATACTTAAATTACAGAAGGAGTACATGAAGCTGAGAAACATGCGTGAAGACTTCGATGATAAAATATCGACTGCGATAGCCAAGCAGTACGATACCATAGTCATCGAAGACTTCAACGTACATGGAATGATGCAGAACCATCATATATCGAAGAGTCTAAGTGATGTTTCTTTCTATTCCTTCAAGCAGAAACTGGAATGGAAAGCAGAAAAATATGGAAAGAATATAATAGAGATAGGAAGGTTCGATCCATCATCTAAGATATGTTCATCATGCGGTAACGTAAAGCATGATCTGAAGTTATCAGATCGCATATATCATTGTGATGTATGTGGTCTCATCATAGACAGGGATCACAACGCATCAAAGAACATAAGGAAAATAGGATTGATAAAAGTAGGGCTAGTGCAGTCCGAACTTACGCCTGTGGAGATCGCAACATCGGGCTTGTACGGAATATATCCGTACAGGCAGAGGTCGGTCGTTGAATCAGGAAGCTCCGATGCTTCAGCTGAGGAGTAG
- a CDS encoding helix-turn-helix domain-containing protein produces MKDRKILLEKHFGSCRFVYNYFLAKRDEYYITHRDAEKSSLSYLDTQNMIIDLKKEYPWLYEINSQSLQMSLVS; encoded by the coding sequence ATGAAAGACAGAAAAATTTTACTGGAAAAGCACTTTGGCAGCTGTAGATTCGTATACAATTACTTCTTAGCGAAGAGGGATGAATACTATATAACGCATAGGGATGCGGAGAAATCTTCATTGAGCTATCTGGACACACAGAACATGATCATCGATCTAAAGAAGGAATATCCATGGCTGTATGAAATAAACTCACAATCCTTACAGATGTCCCTAGTTTCTTAG
- a CDS encoding MogA/MoaB family molybdenum cofactor biosynthesis protein has product MEQRDHHGERHYDLRIKIITVSSTRTMETDESGNILAERFKDYRVKRSLVKDDPVQILSELFVDFGEYDVFVYNGGTGVSRYDVTSTTLRKVAEKQVAGFGEIFRRRSEGQAGIFAYLSSADLFIIFGKPVFSLPGSPKAQDIGADLILELIDHIIYETMKE; this is encoded by the coding sequence ATGGAACAGAGGGATCATCATGGTGAAAGGCACTACGATTTAAGAATAAAAATCATCACTGTATCCAGCACAAGGACCATGGAAACGGATGAGTCCGGAAACATACTTGCTGAACGATTCAAAGATTACAGGGTGAAGAGATCGCTGGTTAAAGATGATCCGGTACAGATACTGTCTGAGCTGTTCGTTGACTTTGGCGAGTATGATGTTTTCGTCTATAATGGGGGGACCGGCGTAAGCAGATATGATGTTACTTCAACAACCTTGAGAAAGGTTGCCGAAAAACAGGTGGCTGGCTTCGGGGAAATTTTCCGGAGGAGAAGCGAGGGGCAGGCTGGAATCTTCGCTTATCTGTCATCGGCGGATCTCTTTATAATCTTTGGAAAACCAGTTTTCTCCCTTCCGGGTTCTCCCAAAGCGCAGGATATAGGTGCGGACTTGATACTTGAACTGATCGACCATATAATATATGAAACAATGAAGGAATGA
- a CDS encoding zinc ribbon domain-containing protein encodes MSKIYTTNNKTLYIDPEGTSSECPVCGGRLEHPIWKASKCNSCGLTYDRNRLSSLSISIRGLDLCGTPFTVSSSSSWHYMKNDYLYHPDQVIVEDANDCKKEMHNNA; translated from the coding sequence ATGAGTAAAATATACACAACAAATAATAAAACATTGTATATAGACCCAGAGGGGACTTCTTCTGAATGTCCTGTATGTGGTGGAAGATTAGAGCACCCAATCTGGAAAGCATCCAAATGCAATAGCTGTGGTTTAACCTACGATAGGAATAGATTATCATCGTTATCCATTTCTATCCGTGGATTAGACCTCTGCGGTACCCCGTTTACCGTGAGTAGCAGTTCCTCTTGGCATTATATGAAGAATGATTACTTGTACCATCCAGATCAAGTAATTGTTGAGGATGCCAATGACTGCAAGAAAGAAATGCATAATAATGCATAG
- the moaC gene encoding cyclic pyranopterin monophosphate synthase MoaC, whose amino-acid sequence MINISKKGISIRTATAIGRIHLRKSTIKAIIDHNVKKGDVFEVSRVVGTQHAKNTFLNIPYCHNIPIEGVDVDFKTGEDYIEVSCTLTTTYKTGIEMEAINCVSGALLNIWDMVKYLEKDETGNYPETKIENIRVLEKKKNSL is encoded by the coding sequence ATGATAAATATATCAAAAAAGGGTATAAGCATCAGAACAGCTACAGCCATCGGAAGAATACATCTCAGGAAATCAACGATCAAGGCAATAATAGACCATAATGTGAAAAAGGGGGACGTATTTGAGGTGAGCCGCGTCGTGGGGACGCAGCATGCAAAGAATACATTTCTAAATATACCGTATTGTCATAATATACCGATTGAGGGAGTGGATGTAGATTTCAAAACGGGTGAGGATTATATTGAAGTTTCATGCACGCTGACGACAACTTACAAGACGGGCATAGAAATGGAGGCCATTAACTGTGTCTCAGGAGCACTGCTAAATATTTGGGACATGGTTAAGTATCTTGAAAAAGACGAAACCGGCAATTATCCTGAAACAAAAATTGAAAACATCCGCGTGCTGGAAAAGAAGAAGAATTCCCTATAA
- a CDS encoding B12-binding domain-containing radical SAM protein, whose translation MKVLLIKPLNPTGSGYTTKFGFLPTPLGLQVLAAQARSIGVSDVRIIDMEADDLNMDDMVEYVDEWRPDVIGITLHATAAHAFSQDLIKRIKKIYDPLAIAGGHQATFVPGELLDNGFDVIVLGEGDEAFRDILDHYRDGRDFSDIPGIIYKNGTLKIRTERRELIDDLDRLPIPAFDLVEKDRYTFKVFGEGSVATVETSRGCPYACDFCSVTPTWGNKWRNKSNDRIMEELRIVKKLGYRWVFFTDDIFIVYPNIKQRSDLFDRIIDEDLGLKFIVQMRADVTAKNPELIKKASRAGLTIAFLGIESGSEEILKAMHKGIMTNSSINAVRVLNQNNVVVLGGMMLGAPYERFSDMIKTIKFSRALARAGIDAIQISTYTPLPGTRIFLDALKNKGIFTLDWSRYDILTPVAKTKVNPAIIQALTAYGYYSFYAYKWLHDRLHDVKAVGFKGDIMMNAQKFILRMMPSYIKDIFKLPSDILRTAIIYREGMKHNVISEDRIRELIADSSSIVYKETDIKNPYFKIKMQ comes from the coding sequence ATGAAAGTTTTACTGATAAAGCCTCTGAATCCAACCGGGAGTGGTTATACCACGAAGTTTGGTTTTCTTCCAACTCCACTGGGGCTTCAAGTTCTGGCAGCACAGGCAAGATCCATAGGCGTCAGCGACGTGAGGATCATCGATATGGAAGCTGACGATCTAAATATGGATGATATGGTGGAATACGTCGATGAATGGAGGCCTGATGTCATTGGAATAACGCTTCACGCGACCGCCGCGCATGCATTCTCTCAGGATCTGATAAAGCGAATAAAGAAAATTTACGATCCGCTTGCGATAGCCGGAGGACATCAGGCAACATTCGTACCAGGCGAGCTACTTGACAACGGATTTGACGTTATAGTTCTCGGAGAGGGCGATGAGGCATTCAGAGATATACTGGATCATTACAGAGACGGGCGAGATTTTTCAGACATTCCTGGCATCATATATAAAAATGGAACTCTGAAAATTCGCACAGAGAGGAGAGAACTCATCGACGATCTGGACAGGTTGCCCATACCGGCCTTCGATCTTGTCGAGAAGGATAGGTATACCTTCAAGGTCTTCGGAGAGGGAAGTGTAGCAACTGTTGAAACCTCCAGGGGCTGTCCATATGCATGCGATTTCTGCTCCGTCACACCTACTTGGGGAAACAAATGGCGAAATAAATCAAATGACCGCATAATGGAGGAGCTCAGGATAGTGAAAAAACTCGGTTACCGGTGGGTCTTCTTCACAGATGATATATTCATAGTGTATCCAAACATCAAACAGAGATCGGATCTGTTTGACAGGATAATAGACGAGGATCTTGGGCTCAAGTTCATCGTCCAGATGCGGGCCGACGTCACCGCCAAGAACCCCGAACTGATTAAGAAGGCAAGCAGAGCTGGGCTCACAATAGCCTTCCTGGGAATAGAATCTGGGAGCGAGGAGATCCTGAAGGCAATGCACAAAGGTATAATGACAAATTCATCGATAAATGCTGTCAGAGTACTCAATCAGAATAACGTCGTTGTGCTTGGTGGGATGATGCTAGGGGCACCTTACGAGAGATTCAGCGATATGATAAAGACAATCAAGTTCTCGAGGGCGCTGGCCCGTGCAGGTATAGATGCGATTCAGATCAGCACATACACTCCACTGCCTGGAACGAGAATCTTCCTTGATGCCTTGAAGAACAAGGGTATATTCACCCTTGACTGGTCGAGATACGATATACTCACACCTGTCGCGAAGACAAAGGTCAATCCAGCGATAATTCAGGCCCTGACTGCATATGGCTATTATTCATTTTACGCGTATAAATGGCTCCATGATAGACTTCATGATGTGAAAGCAGTGGGCTTCAAAGGTGACATCATGATGAATGCCCAGAAATTCATTCTGAGGATGATGCCCTCCTACATCAAGGATATATTCAAACTTCCGTCTGACATACTGCGCACGGCCATAATTTACAGGGAAGGCATGAAGCACAACGTGATATCGGAGGATAGAATCAGGGAACTCATTGCCGATTCCAGTTCCATAGTCTATAAGGAGACAGATATTAAAAATCCATATTTTAAGATAAAAATGCAGTGA
- a CDS encoding vWA domain-containing protein, whose amino-acid sequence MYDAEISRRNPGLFIFLIDQSRSMIRKMAGGNESKAKEAADAINRQIGELIMRCTKNDGVRDYFYVGVIGYGGEKGKASYLLEGGVVPVSKLADNPIRTEKRMMKVPDGSGGTVDVEYEFGVWFEPVANSDTPMVRALNMAKEAIESWINDHPSSYPPVVINITDGQSTDGDPYPVAQSIMSMETEDGNPLIWNCHLSTENSAPLSFPYSENQLPNDMYARSLFRMSSVLPTKYINYAIETFPEIKDGSRSYVFNAQLEQMIEFIDIGTRGAISSME is encoded by the coding sequence ATGTATGACGCTGAAATAAGCAGAAGGAACCCGGGGCTATTCATCTTTCTGATAGACCAGTCAAGATCCATGATAAGGAAGATGGCGGGAGGTAATGAATCCAAGGCAAAAGAAGCGGCTGATGCTATAAACAGGCAGATAGGAGAGCTGATAATGAGATGCACCAAGAATGACGGAGTTCGCGATTACTTCTATGTTGGTGTTATAGGCTACGGTGGAGAAAAGGGCAAGGCTTCATATCTTCTGGAGGGCGGTGTGGTCCCGGTCTCAAAACTTGCCGACAATCCAATCAGAACCGAGAAGAGGATGATGAAGGTCCCCGATGGATCTGGCGGAACAGTTGATGTTGAATACGAATTTGGTGTCTGGTTTGAGCCTGTTGCCAACAGCGATACCCCTATGGTCAGAGCGCTGAACATGGCAAAAGAGGCAATAGAGAGCTGGATAAATGATCACCCGTCATCATATCCTCCCGTGGTCATAAATATAACGGACGGACAGTCTACGGATGGTGATCCCTATCCTGTGGCTCAGTCCATAATGAGCATGGAGACCGAGGATGGCAATCCCCTCATATGGAACTGTCATCTGTCCACTGAGAATTCGGCACCTCTTTCATTCCCATACTCTGAGAACCAGCTTCCCAATGATATGTACGCCAGATCGCTGTTCCGCATGTCGAGCGTTCTGCCAACGAAGTATATAAATTATGCAATTGAAACTTTTCCAGAAATAAAGGATGGATCCAGATCATATGTGTTTAATGCTCAGCTTGAGCAGATGATAGAATTTATAGACATAGGTACCAGAGGCGCAATAAGCTCGATGGAATGA
- a CDS encoding RIO1 family regulatory kinase/ATPase: MKTQIRIAALIGSIVSLFTAVYVFIAYVSPSVQFLFYMKEYLIWINAHTHMVFYLLIAAGVIFAYIYFSDTSAPSPKVDHSGSTPVEEIQQKSNTDHEYQNVEKPSFREIKKWPSQFDYAQAFQNLTYSLSEDLKNYKLIRNPNVKMAGNTIYSSGNYGIIFKLENGGSYYAIKCFTKGSDLHRRYFELGRHLQGRKVSCLVHFEYIENGVRTMKDPNQYYPVLKMNWVDGDSLYTFLKKNIDNAKEIRRIAGEFMSMVMELKRNNMAHGDLSNDNILVSNGRIVFVDYDGMYVPALKNMPSNENGHENFQRPDRKPSDFSEDMDDFSALVIYTSLYVLSLRPEAWKFNGDDPDALLFRKADFLNPDKSEIFAYIKTMGGKSWKLASMIIKALNERDRTNIDLRKAISAR; the protein is encoded by the coding sequence TTGAAAACACAGATCAGAATCGCGGCACTCATCGGATCAATTGTTTCTCTGTTTACTGCAGTATACGTATTCATTGCGTACGTATCGCCTTCGGTACAGTTCCTGTTTTATATGAAAGAATATCTCATATGGATCAATGCTCACACACATATGGTATTCTATCTCCTCATAGCCGCTGGTGTGATATTCGCATACATCTATTTTTCAGACACTTCGGCACCTTCCCCCAAGGTTGATCATTCCGGCTCCACGCCTGTTGAAGAGATCCAGCAGAAGAGCAATACGGATCATGAATACCAGAATGTTGAAAAACCCAGCTTCAGGGAGATTAAGAAGTGGCCAAGTCAGTTTGATTACGCACAGGCCTTCCAGAACCTGACCTATTCTCTCTCTGAGGATCTGAAAAATTATAAACTGATCAGGAACCCGAACGTGAAGATGGCCGGAAACACCATATATTCATCTGGAAACTATGGTATAATATTCAAACTGGAAAATGGCGGCTCATACTACGCAATAAAATGCTTCACCAAGGGATCCGATCTTCACAGACGCTATTTTGAACTGGGCCGTCACCTGCAGGGGAGAAAGGTTTCATGCCTGGTACACTTTGAATACATAGAAAATGGCGTGAGAACGATGAAGGATCCAAATCAGTATTATCCAGTTCTGAAAATGAATTGGGTTGATGGGGATTCGCTCTACACATTCCTGAAGAAAAACATAGACAATGCCAAAGAGATAAGAAGGATAGCAGGAGAATTCATGAGCATGGTCATGGAACTCAAAAGAAATAATATGGCACATGGAGATCTTTCCAACGACAACATACTCGTGAGCAACGGTAGAATAGTATTCGTGGACTATGACGGCATGTATGTGCCTGCGCTTAAAAATATGCCATCTAATGAGAACGGGCATGAAAACTTCCAGAGGCCGGACAGGAAGCCGTCTGATTTTTCCGAGGATATGGATGATTTCTCAGCCCTGGTGATCTACACATCCCTGTATGTGCTCTCACTGAGACCTGAGGCATGGAAGTTCAACGGTGACGATCCCGACGCGCTTCTATTCAGGAAGGCTGATTTTTTGAACCCGGATAAATCCGAAATCTTCGCATACATTAAAACCATGGGTGGAAAATCCTGGAAGCTAGCATCAATGATAATAAAGGCGTTGAATGAGAGAGATCGGACGAATATAGATCTGCGGAAAGCTATTTCAGCGAGATGA
- a CDS encoding nicotinamide mononucleotide deamidase-related protein, with amino-acid sequence MHIQEAFDMKYATVITVGNEILKGRTINTNAAFIGNFLTYHGYQVRRGIVVMDDPDEICWAFKTALETSDLVVSSGGLGPTFDDMTVEAFAKCIGRDLMVNSDALAMIRKKYGTDQLTEQRIKMAKMPSECRPVENPVGTAPGLLCNIDGKKIIITPGVPREMEALLEAMEKDIIIPDVHYYDTSIIISGVMESLFSPYVDKLMKEFEGIYVKSHPRNVEVKNPELEIEISGYGENYTELKRKIDDAIARAMEYARSLGGSVI; translated from the coding sequence ATGCATATACAGGAGGCATTTGATATGAAATATGCAACCGTGATAACCGTAGGTAATGAGATACTGAAAGGAAGAACCATCAACACAAATGCGGCTTTCATAGGGAATTTCCTGACGTATCATGGATATCAGGTTAGAAGAGGCATAGTTGTGATGGATGATCCAGACGAGATATGCTGGGCCTTTAAGACAGCGTTGGAAACCTCGGATCTTGTGGTTTCATCTGGCGGACTAGGCCCAACATTCGATGATATGACCGTTGAGGCATTCGCAAAGTGCATAGGGCGGGATTTGATGGTGAACAGCGATGCGCTGGCCATGATCAGGAAGAAATATGGCACGGATCAGCTGACAGAACAGAGGATAAAGATGGCGAAGATGCCATCCGAATGCAGGCCGGTTGAGAATCCAGTTGGGACGGCCCCGGGTCTGCTCTGCAACATTGATGGTAAGAAGATCATAATTACGCCTGGTGTCCCAAGGGAAATGGAAGCCCTTCTGGAGGCTATGGAGAAGGACATAATAATACCCGATGTGCACTATTACGATACATCCATAATTATATCTGGAGTCATGGAAAGTCTATTCTCGCCATATGTAGATAAGCTGATGAAGGAATTCGAAGGTATATACGTGAAGAGCCATCCAAGGAATGTCGAAGTGAAAAACCCGGAGCTGGAGATTGAAATATCAGGTTACGGAGAAAATTATACGGAACTCAAGAGAAAAATAGACGATGCAATAGCACGTGCCATGGAATATGCCCGGAGTCTGGGCGGATCCGTGATCTGA
- the pyrH gene encoding UMP kinase encodes MIELNDSIVISLGGSVISGDPIDADYMRDFASLLESSKYRRVGIVTGGGRTARSYISVLRKLNVNENVLDEIGIYATRMNALSMASLMPGSNPMIPFTVEEAVNLMNTYRFVIMGGTEPGHTTDTVAALLCERSGVKTLINVTSVDGVYDMDPNKFANAKRYERIGYREAIALSTKSSTGAGPNVFMDITALTIAMRSRIRVIVTSRDLANLEKILNGDQAISTFIDDGQKL; translated from the coding sequence TTGATCGAATTGAACGATTCTATAGTAATCTCATTAGGAGGATCCGTGATCTCCGGAGATCCAATTGACGCGGATTACATGAGGGATTTTGCCAGCCTTCTTGAATCTTCAAAGTACAGGAGGGTAGGCATAGTGACTGGAGGTGGCCGCACTGCAAGATCCTACATATCCGTGCTGAGGAAGCTCAATGTGAATGAGAATGTTTTGGATGAAATAGGGATCTATGCGACCAGAATGAACGCCCTCTCCATGGCCAGCCTTATGCCAGGGTCCAATCCGATGATACCCTTTACCGTAGAGGAGGCCGTAAACCTGATGAACACTTATCGCTTTGTCATAATGGGTGGTACCGAACCTGGCCATACGACAGATACCGTGGCAGCACTTCTGTGCGAGCGAAGCGGTGTAAAGACGCTCATAAATGTGACCTCGGTGGACGGCGTATACGATATGGATCCCAATAAATTTGCCAACGCCAAGAGGTATGAGAGAATAGGATACAGGGAAGCAATAGCGCTTTCTACAAAGAGTTCAACTGGTGCTGGTCCGAACGTATTTATGGATATAACCGCACTAACAATAGCCATGAGATCAAGAATAAGGGTAATAGTCACATCTAGGGATCTGGCTAACTTAGAAAAAATACTAAATGGGGATCAGGCCATCTCCACCTTCATAGATGACGGTCAGAAGCTCTGA
- a CDS encoding RNA-guided endonuclease TnpB family protein, whose protein sequence is MKTMRTEQIFIRDNGVISRMCHVSKNLYNQVNYILRNQFFNREKLSSYGTLAKQFSKPSDIEENNNFQKLPAQTAQWTIKKVKESWNYFFRALKTYKKHPELFDGIPKPPKYKNKDGEFILIFTNQQCSIDNGILKFPKIMDLEVKTRLDDNTDLREVRIIPLGVGYNVEIVYVKEISDVSELSPKRIQGIDIGVMNIVTIGNNISEKGIAVKGGVLKSINQYFNKELSRLRSISDRQIGSREMTKKERKLFMKRNRKIKDIMHKLSRSIVEYALSRKIDTIVIGHNDGWKQSVDIGKKNNQNFVQIPFNMLIQQIKYKAEEKGINVMIQEESYTSICSFLDNESIEHHNTYMGKRIKRGVFQSANGTLIHADLNASYNTIRKAIPEAFDGIEGIGLYPRSLSIKEMITSKGGC, encoded by the coding sequence ATGAAAACGATGAGAACTGAACAGATCTTTATCCGTGATAACGGTGTAATATCCAGAATGTGCCATGTATCAAAGAACCTATATAATCAGGTAAATTATATTCTAAGAAACCAGTTTTTCAATAGGGAAAAATTGTCCTCGTATGGAACTCTTGCAAAACAGTTTTCAAAACCATCAGATATAGAGGAAAACAACAACTTCCAGAAACTGCCAGCACAGACAGCACAGTGGACAATTAAGAAGGTCAAGGAATCATGGAATTACTTCTTCAGGGCATTAAAAACATACAAAAAACATCCAGAACTATTCGATGGAATTCCGAAACCACCTAAATACAAGAATAAGGATGGAGAATTTATATTAATATTCACAAACCAGCAGTGTTCTATTGATAATGGAATATTAAAATTCCCAAAAATCATGGATCTGGAGGTGAAGACAAGATTAGATGATAATACAGATTTAAGGGAGGTAAGAATTATACCATTAGGTGTCGGCTATAATGTGGAAATTGTTTATGTCAAAGAGATATCAGACGTATCGGAGTTAAGTCCTAAGAGAATACAGGGCATCGATATTGGTGTAATGAACATCGTAACCATTGGAAACAACATATCCGAAAAGGGTATTGCTGTCAAGGGCGGTGTTCTGAAATCAATAAACCAGTATTTCAATAAAGAGTTATCAAGATTGAGATCGATCAGTGACAGGCAGATCGGGAGCAGAGAGATGACAAAGAAGGAGAGGAAACTGTTCATGAAACGCAACCGTAAGATAAAGGACATCATGCACAAGCTTAGCAGATCCATAGTCGAATACGCATTGTCAAGAAAGATCGATACGATCGTTATAGGTCACAACGATGGATGGAAGCAGTCTGTGGATATCGGTAAGAAGAACAACCAGAACTTTGTGCAGATACCCTTTAATATGCTCATACAGCAGATTAAATACAAAGCAGAAGAGAAAGGGATCAATGTCATGATACAGGAGGAGAGCTATACAAGCATATGTTCGTTTCTTGATAACGAAAGCATAGAACACCACAACACGTACATGGGAAAGAGAATAAAGAGGGGTGTATTCCAGTCTGCAAATGGAACATTAATACATGCGGATCTAAATGCATCCTACAACACAATAAGAAAGGCAATCCCTGAAGCATTTGACGGGATAGAGGGTATTGGGTTATACCCGCGAAGTTTAAGCATCAAGGAGATGATAACTTCCAAAGGTGGATGTTAA